One window from the genome of Mastacembelus armatus chromosome 18, fMasArm1.2, whole genome shotgun sequence encodes:
- the asgr1a gene encoding C-type lectin domain family 10 member A translates to MMADNQYDNNIDTTALWIKEPPHVFFSGVYRFRRWLFPALVAVVILVLIIAVGASNTKTSNHLWTVEQSVSNLNNVIQSLNASLQHTQETAKEVKQLQAAVDSNKIQMTSVAEALKQLSVLDSLSNSIAGLKCSLERIMNNSSAEGKCCPLGWDGFGSSCYFFSKVALSWDEARVWCDNHGSHLVILRTDKEWDFVTSRSAPDSYWVGLTDGRTGKWEWVNHTPYIIERRRWEPGQPDNWTEHGLGPGDEDCAHLRYNGRLNDLHCSTKLRYICQKHNQSS, encoded by the exons ATGATGGCAGACAACCAATACGACAACAACATAGACACCACCGCCCTGTGGATCAAAG agcCTCCACATGTCTTTTTCTCAGGTGTCTACAGGTTCAGGCGCTGGCTGTTTCCAGCTCTGGTGGCTGTAGTGATTCTGGTTCTGATCATAGCAGTGGGCGCCAgca ACACAAAGACGTCCAACCACCTGTGGACTGTGGAGCAGAGTGTTTCCAACCTGAACAACGTCATCCAGTCCCTGAACGCCTCCCTGCAACACACccaag aaaCAGCTAAGGAGGTTAAgcagctgcaggctgctgtggACAGCAACAAGATCCAGATGACCTCAG TGGCAGAGGCGCTGAAACAGCTGTCGGTGCTGGACTCTCTCAGCAACAGCATTGCTGGGCTCAAGTGTTCCCTCGAACGCATCATGAACAACA GTTCGGCCGAGGGCAAGTGCTGTCCTCTGGGTTGGGATGGTTTCGGCTCCAGCTGTTATTTCTTCAGCAAGGTGGCTCTGTCCTGGGACGAGGCCAGAGTCTGGTGTGACAACCATGGATCTCACCTGGTCATACTCAGGACCGACAAGGAGTGG GATTTTGTGACCAGTCGTTCAGCTCCTGATTCATACTGGGTCGGTCTGACTGATGGGAGAACTGGGAAGTGGGAGTGGGTGAACCACACCCCGTACATCATTGAGCGCAG GCGCTGGGAACCCGGTCAGCCGGACAACTGGACGGAACACGGCCTCGGACCCGGAGACGAAGACTGTGCTCATCTTCGCTACAACGGGCGGCTCAACGACCTGCACTGCTCCACCAAACTACGCTACATCTGCCAGAAACACAACCAGAGCTCCTAA
- the LOC113140000 gene encoding LOW QUALITY PROTEIN: asialoglycoprotein receptor 1-like (The sequence of the model RefSeq protein was modified relative to this genomic sequence to represent the inferred CDS: deleted 1 base in 1 codon), which produces MTLSSVFGQSGYLSVFIVTKKKTQQVKKHGDITMTTEYHDDAEDDSSSFWNKESPPVSFSGVSRFRRWLFPALGAAVILVLIIAVGASNAKTYNRLWSMEKSVSNLTEFLGATQQLAEDAAKDVRRMKFAVESNRDELSSVSEALKQLSVLDTLSRTVTKLKCSFERFTNNGSVSGGCCPLGWEAFGSSCYFYSKMSLTWHEAKDWCNGHESHLVILLTDEDWDFVTQHTMGAFHWVGLTDERTGKWEWVNETPYIMNRRRWKPGQPDNWTGHGLGAGTEDCAHLHHDGRLNDLHCSPSYATSARDTTRAAERQEPQNAAWKRP; this is translated from the exons ATGACCCTCAGCTCAGTGTTTGGACAGTCAGGCTATTTGTCAGTCTTCATCGTGACAAAGAAGAAGACACAGCAGGTGAAGAAGCACGGAGACATCACCATGACGACTGAATACCACGACGACGCTGAAGACGACAGCAGCTCCTTCTGGAACAAAG agtCTCCACCTGTCTCTTTCTCAGGTGTCTCCAGGTTCAGGCGCTGGTTGTTTCCTGCTCTTGGGGCTGCAGTGATTCTGGTTCTGATCATAGCAGTGGGCGCCAGCA acgcGAAGACGTATAACAGATTGTGGTCTATGGAGAAAAGTGTTTCCAACCTGACTGAATTTCTGGGCGCCACCCAGCAGCTCGCTGAAG ATGCAGCCAAAGACGTCCGCCGGATGAAGTTTGCAGTGGAGAGCAACAGGGACGAGCTGAGCTCAG TATCAGAGGCCCTGAAGCAGCTCTCGGTCCTGGACACTCTCAGCAGGACGGTGACTAAGCTCAAATGTTCCTTCGAACGCTTCACCAACAACG GCTCAGTGTCTGGCGGCTGTTGTCCTCTGGGCTGGGAGGCTTTCGGGTCCAGCTGTTATTTCTACAGTAAAATGTCCCTGACCTGGCACGAAGCCAAAGACTGGTGCAACGGACACGAATCCCACCTGGTCATCCTCCTCACTGACGAGGACTGG GACTTTGTGACCCAACACACCATGGGTGCGTTCCACTGGGTGGGTCTGACTGATGAGAGAACAGGGAAGTGGGAGTGGGTCAACGAGACGCCGTACATCATGAACCGGAG GCGGTGGAAACCCGGTCAGCCTGACAACTGGACCGGTCACGGTCTTGGTGCTGGAACCGAAGACTGTGCTCACCTTCACCACGACGGGCGGCTCAACGACCTGCACTGCTCC CCAAGTTACGCTACATCTGCCAGAGACACAACCAGGGCAGCTGAACGGCAGGAGCCTCAGAACGCGGCCTGGAAAAGACCTTGA
- the LOC113139184 gene encoding RPA-related protein RADX isoform X2, with the protein MAASGCVFQRTLARSRPGPNKGPSPPPAVCRELLYVVDLRRYSRDQGSSVYFHQAVLKGEDLYDVTLADGDCRLQVTLDPGLNRLVERNVLHPGSTLCNVTFAPAMTAQLPSSTGACREADRLVSAEVSDRGPGGDVDWDSLPWFGSSEPAGPLVPLRANRSVFLPLWNNVDYSGEVWSEAPPTEEEDDDEEQEEEEGRRPAVTVSELRDAFLSGHLSALRGSVKHQLIVRIINKSHLMYYGRSHRNCECPYKAVLEVCDQTGTVSVVLWNSVCLSWYRGLKPGDLIGLRRYRVKQQYQAELDDIEISVNSRNPAAWISVLPESSVLPEYLPPAASYNFYDSKQLLDSPHSVECDVIGVLTFSGRTERMRSKGTELLEYRWLRLEDGASDQPIMVKLFSTSQPETHRNLHPMSVVVCTRLKLVKAADQKDVGFYLTNTTYTQVYGSGLGHHSEMSYRRLRPVQQFLEWVRSQDDKQVLSRALIGGFFVYPPPAVSLEMYMKDRRGEPGFLRGAELKREVERLCYRERRTLCVQATVTMVTYSRRGEEDRSLFWTDGASSLPPSPSSSSSSPSTPRPCKSSPHLSPSLSPSSLLPLSSTPWWRRPPSCSSSPSSAVSQLTPVHLRGAPRKRKPLQAETPKKRHPTATLQPEQNNNTVILFEASMEFLRTNDGDDDNDTSSFVTAPLLPAFSPVAMETLPLRYDHTRREEQAVAVAMGGRVIPGRFDSAFEDYYTLRLRALSDSVLVDVVFLPHSSSPLLPHANTWASILSHGAFSSHAPPPSPGDLISMAAQLTNQRLVCVVEACHLGGARSELVLSRAFHLRDG; encoded by the exons ATGGCGGCTTCTGGCTGCGTCTTCCAGAGAACCCTGGCCCGGTCCAGACCCGGTCCCAACAAG GGCCCCTCGCCCCCTCCTGCAGTCTGCAGGGAGCTCCTGTACGTGGTGGACCTGAGGCGCTACAGCAGAGACCAGGGGTCCTCGGTCTACTTCCATCAGGCTGTGCTCAAAG GTGAGGACCTGTATGACGTCACGCTGGCAGACGGGGACTGCAGGCTTCAGGTGACTCTGGATCCCGGACTGAACCGGCTGGTGGAGCGGAATGTCCTGCACCCTGGATCGACGCTATGCAACGTCACCTTCGCCCCCGCCATGACGGCTCAGCTCCCATCATCCACCGGGGCctgcagagaggcagacag GCTGGTGAGTGCAGAGGTCAGCGACCGAGGCCCAGGTGGAGACGTGGACTGGGACTCCCTCCCCTGGTTTGGATCCTCAGAACCTGCAG GCCCTCTGGTTCCTCTGAGAGCCAATAGGAGTGTGTTCCTCCCTCTGTGGAACAATGTGGACTACAGCGGGGAGGTCTGGAGTGAAGCCCCGCCCACcgaggaagaggatgatgacgaagaacaagaggaggaggaag gGCGGCGTCCTGCCGTGACGGTGTCTGAGCTGCGTGACGCCTTCCTGTCCGGTCACCTCAGTGCCCTCAGGGGCAGCGTCAAGCATCAGCTGATCGTACGCATCATCAACAAGTCGCACCTGATGTATTATGGGAGATCACACCGTAACTGTGAGTGTCCTTATAAG GCCGTGTTGGAGGTGTGCGATCAGACGGGCACTGTGAGCGTGGTGCTGtggaacagtgtgtgtctcagcTGGTACCGCGGTCTGAAGCCTGGGGACCTCATCGGTCTGAGACGCTACCGAGTCAAGCAGCAGTACCAGGCTGAGCTGGACGACATCG AGATCAGTGTGAACAGCAGGAATCCTGCTGCATGGATATCTGTCCTCCCAGAATCCTCGGTTTTACCTGAATATCTCCCACCTGCAGCTTCCTACAACTTCTATGAcag taAACAGCTCCTGGACTCTCCTCACAGTGTCGAGTGTGATGTCATCGGCGTGCTGACGTTCTCAGGACGAACAGAGCGAATGAGGAGCAAGG ggaCGGAGCTTTTGGAGTATCGTTGGCTGCGACTGGAGGATGGGGCCAGTGATCAGCCAATCATGGTGAAGCTCTTCTCCACATCTCAACCTGAAACCCACCGCAACCTCCACCCAA TGTCTGTGGTTGTTTGCACCAGGCTGAAGTTGGTCAAAGCTGCGGATCAGAAAGATGTCGGCTTCTACCTGACAAATACGACGTACACACAGGTGTATGGCTCAG GACTGGGCCACCACTCAGAGATGAGTTATCGTCGGCTCCGGCCAGTTCAGCAGTTCCTCGAGTGGGTGAGGAGCCAGGATGACAAACAGGTGCTGAGCAGGGCTCTGATTGGAGGATTCTTTGTGTACCCGCCTCCTGCCGTCTCCTTGGAAATGTACATGAAGGACAGGAGAg GTGAGCCAGGTTTCCTGCGAGGGGCGGAGCTTAAGAGGGAAGTGGAGAGGCTCTGTTACCGAGAGCGACGCACCTTGTGTGTTCAGGCaactgttaccatggtgacGTACAGTCGGAGAGGAGAG GAGGACCGCAGTTTGTTTTGGACCGACGGAGCTTCGTCTCTCCCCCCgtccccttcctcctcttcttcctccccctccaccccccgCCCTTGTAAATCCTCTCCTCACCtgtccccctccctctccccgtcctccctcctccctctctcctccaccccTTGGTGGCGAAGACCTCcgtcctgctcctcctccccgTCCTCCGCTGTCAGTCAGCTGACGCCTGTGCACCTCAGAGG ggCGCCGAGGAAGAGGAAGCCTCTGCAGGCGGAGACTCCTAAGAAGAG acacCCGACCGCCACGTTGCAGCCCgagcagaacaacaacacag TGATTCTGTTTGAAGCCTCCATGGAGTTTCTACGGACAAACGACGGCGACGATGACAATGACACCTCGTCCTTCGTCACCGCCCCCCTGCTCCCTGCCTTCTCACCTGTCGCCATGGAAACACTACCGCTGCGTTATGACCACACGCGCAGGGAGGAGCAGGCGGTCGCCGTGGCGATGGGTGGGAGGGTCATACCCGGGAGGTTTGACTCCGCCTTCGAGGACTACTACACACTGAGACTgagag CTCTCTCAGACAGCGTGCTGGTCGACGTCGTCTTCCTCCCccactcctcctctcccctcctccctcacGCCAACACCTGGGCGTCTATATTATCACACGGCGCCTTCTCTTCACACGCACCTCCCCCTTCACCAg GTGACCTCATCTCCATGGCGGCCCAGCTGACCAATCAGAGgctggtgtgtgtggtggaggcGTGTCACCTGGGCGGAGCCAGAAGTGAGCTCGTCCTGAGCCGAGCGTTTCACCTGAGGGACGGGTGA
- the LOC113139184 gene encoding RPA-related protein RADX isoform X3: MAASGCVFQRTLARSRPGPNKGPSPPPAVCRELLYVVDLRRYSRDQGSSVYFHQAVLKGEDLYDVTLADGDCRLQVTLDPGLNRLVERNVLHPGSTLCNVTFAPAMTAQLPSSTGACREADSYRLVSAEVSDRGPGGDVDWDSLPWFGSSEPAGRRPAVTVSELRDAFLSGHLSALRGSVKHQLIVRIINKSHLMYYGRSHRNCECPYKAVLEVCDQTGTVSVVLWNSVCLSWYRGLKPGDLIGLRRYRVKQQYQAELDDIEISVNSRNPAAWISVLPESSVLPEYLPPAASYNFYDSKQLLDSPHSVECDVIGVLTFSGRTERMRSKGTELLEYRWLRLEDGASDQPIMVKLFSTSQPETHRNLHPMSVVVCTRLKLVKAADQKDVGFYLTNTTYTQVYGSGLGHHSEMSYRRLRPVQQFLEWVRSQDDKQVLSRALIGGFFVYPPPAVSLEMYMKDRRGEPGFLRGAELKREVERLCYRERRTLCVQATVTMVTYSRRGEEDRSLFWTDGASSLPPSPSSSSSSPSTPRPCKSSPHLSPSLSPSSLLPLSSTPWWRRPPSCSSSPSSAVSQLTPVHLRGAPRKRKPLQAETPKKRHPTATLQPEQNNNTVILFEASMEFLRTNDGDDDNDTSSFVTAPLLPAFSPVAMETLPLRYDHTRREEQAVAVAMGGRVIPGRFDSAFEDYYTLRLRALSDSVLVDVVFLPHSSSPLLPHANTWASILSHGAFSSHAPPPSPGDLISMAAQLTNQRLVCVVEACHLGGARSELVLSRAFHLRDG, from the exons ATGGCGGCTTCTGGCTGCGTCTTCCAGAGAACCCTGGCCCGGTCCAGACCCGGTCCCAACAAG GGCCCCTCGCCCCCTCCTGCAGTCTGCAGGGAGCTCCTGTACGTGGTGGACCTGAGGCGCTACAGCAGAGACCAGGGGTCCTCGGTCTACTTCCATCAGGCTGTGCTCAAAG GTGAGGACCTGTATGACGTCACGCTGGCAGACGGGGACTGCAGGCTTCAGGTGACTCTGGATCCCGGACTGAACCGGCTGGTGGAGCGGAATGTCCTGCACCCTGGATCGACGCTATGCAACGTCACCTTCGCCCCCGCCATGACGGCTCAGCTCCCATCATCCACCGGGGCctgcagagaggcagacag CTACAGGCTGGTGAGTGCAGAGGTCAGCGACCGAGGCCCAGGTGGAGACGTGGACTGGGACTCCCTCCCCTGGTTTGGATCCTCAGAACCTGCAG gGCGGCGTCCTGCCGTGACGGTGTCTGAGCTGCGTGACGCCTTCCTGTCCGGTCACCTCAGTGCCCTCAGGGGCAGCGTCAAGCATCAGCTGATCGTACGCATCATCAACAAGTCGCACCTGATGTATTATGGGAGATCACACCGTAACTGTGAGTGTCCTTATAAG GCCGTGTTGGAGGTGTGCGATCAGACGGGCACTGTGAGCGTGGTGCTGtggaacagtgtgtgtctcagcTGGTACCGCGGTCTGAAGCCTGGGGACCTCATCGGTCTGAGACGCTACCGAGTCAAGCAGCAGTACCAGGCTGAGCTGGACGACATCG AGATCAGTGTGAACAGCAGGAATCCTGCTGCATGGATATCTGTCCTCCCAGAATCCTCGGTTTTACCTGAATATCTCCCACCTGCAGCTTCCTACAACTTCTATGAcag taAACAGCTCCTGGACTCTCCTCACAGTGTCGAGTGTGATGTCATCGGCGTGCTGACGTTCTCAGGACGAACAGAGCGAATGAGGAGCAAGG ggaCGGAGCTTTTGGAGTATCGTTGGCTGCGACTGGAGGATGGGGCCAGTGATCAGCCAATCATGGTGAAGCTCTTCTCCACATCTCAACCTGAAACCCACCGCAACCTCCACCCAA TGTCTGTGGTTGTTTGCACCAGGCTGAAGTTGGTCAAAGCTGCGGATCAGAAAGATGTCGGCTTCTACCTGACAAATACGACGTACACACAGGTGTATGGCTCAG GACTGGGCCACCACTCAGAGATGAGTTATCGTCGGCTCCGGCCAGTTCAGCAGTTCCTCGAGTGGGTGAGGAGCCAGGATGACAAACAGGTGCTGAGCAGGGCTCTGATTGGAGGATTCTTTGTGTACCCGCCTCCTGCCGTCTCCTTGGAAATGTACATGAAGGACAGGAGAg GTGAGCCAGGTTTCCTGCGAGGGGCGGAGCTTAAGAGGGAAGTGGAGAGGCTCTGTTACCGAGAGCGACGCACCTTGTGTGTTCAGGCaactgttaccatggtgacGTACAGTCGGAGAGGAGAG GAGGACCGCAGTTTGTTTTGGACCGACGGAGCTTCGTCTCTCCCCCCgtccccttcctcctcttcttcctccccctccaccccccgCCCTTGTAAATCCTCTCCTCACCtgtccccctccctctccccgtcctccctcctccctctctcctccaccccTTGGTGGCGAAGACCTCcgtcctgctcctcctccccgTCCTCCGCTGTCAGTCAGCTGACGCCTGTGCACCTCAGAGG ggCGCCGAGGAAGAGGAAGCCTCTGCAGGCGGAGACTCCTAAGAAGAG acacCCGACCGCCACGTTGCAGCCCgagcagaacaacaacacag TGATTCTGTTTGAAGCCTCCATGGAGTTTCTACGGACAAACGACGGCGACGATGACAATGACACCTCGTCCTTCGTCACCGCCCCCCTGCTCCCTGCCTTCTCACCTGTCGCCATGGAAACACTACCGCTGCGTTATGACCACACGCGCAGGGAGGAGCAGGCGGTCGCCGTGGCGATGGGTGGGAGGGTCATACCCGGGAGGTTTGACTCCGCCTTCGAGGACTACTACACACTGAGACTgagag CTCTCTCAGACAGCGTGCTGGTCGACGTCGTCTTCCTCCCccactcctcctctcccctcctccctcacGCCAACACCTGGGCGTCTATATTATCACACGGCGCCTTCTCTTCACACGCACCTCCCCCTTCACCAg GTGACCTCATCTCCATGGCGGCCCAGCTGACCAATCAGAGgctggtgtgtgtggtggaggcGTGTCACCTGGGCGGAGCCAGAAGTGAGCTCGTCCTGAGCCGAGCGTTTCACCTGAGGGACGGGTGA
- the LOC113139184 gene encoding RPA-related protein RADX isoform X1, whose translation MAASGCVFQRTLARSRPGPNKGPSPPPAVCRELLYVVDLRRYSRDQGSSVYFHQAVLKGEDLYDVTLADGDCRLQVTLDPGLNRLVERNVLHPGSTLCNVTFAPAMTAQLPSSTGACREADSYRLVSAEVSDRGPGGDVDWDSLPWFGSSEPAGPLVPLRANRSVFLPLWNNVDYSGEVWSEAPPTEEEDDDEEQEEEEGRRPAVTVSELRDAFLSGHLSALRGSVKHQLIVRIINKSHLMYYGRSHRNCECPYKAVLEVCDQTGTVSVVLWNSVCLSWYRGLKPGDLIGLRRYRVKQQYQAELDDIEISVNSRNPAAWISVLPESSVLPEYLPPAASYNFYDSKQLLDSPHSVECDVIGVLTFSGRTERMRSKGTELLEYRWLRLEDGASDQPIMVKLFSTSQPETHRNLHPMSVVVCTRLKLVKAADQKDVGFYLTNTTYTQVYGSGLGHHSEMSYRRLRPVQQFLEWVRSQDDKQVLSRALIGGFFVYPPPAVSLEMYMKDRRGEPGFLRGAELKREVERLCYRERRTLCVQATVTMVTYSRRGEEDRSLFWTDGASSLPPSPSSSSSSPSTPRPCKSSPHLSPSLSPSSLLPLSSTPWWRRPPSCSSSPSSAVSQLTPVHLRGAPRKRKPLQAETPKKRHPTATLQPEQNNNTVILFEASMEFLRTNDGDDDNDTSSFVTAPLLPAFSPVAMETLPLRYDHTRREEQAVAVAMGGRVIPGRFDSAFEDYYTLRLRALSDSVLVDVVFLPHSSSPLLPHANTWASILSHGAFSSHAPPPSPGDLISMAAQLTNQRLVCVVEACHLGGARSELVLSRAFHLRDG comes from the exons ATGGCGGCTTCTGGCTGCGTCTTCCAGAGAACCCTGGCCCGGTCCAGACCCGGTCCCAACAAG GGCCCCTCGCCCCCTCCTGCAGTCTGCAGGGAGCTCCTGTACGTGGTGGACCTGAGGCGCTACAGCAGAGACCAGGGGTCCTCGGTCTACTTCCATCAGGCTGTGCTCAAAG GTGAGGACCTGTATGACGTCACGCTGGCAGACGGGGACTGCAGGCTTCAGGTGACTCTGGATCCCGGACTGAACCGGCTGGTGGAGCGGAATGTCCTGCACCCTGGATCGACGCTATGCAACGTCACCTTCGCCCCCGCCATGACGGCTCAGCTCCCATCATCCACCGGGGCctgcagagaggcagacag CTACAGGCTGGTGAGTGCAGAGGTCAGCGACCGAGGCCCAGGTGGAGACGTGGACTGGGACTCCCTCCCCTGGTTTGGATCCTCAGAACCTGCAG GCCCTCTGGTTCCTCTGAGAGCCAATAGGAGTGTGTTCCTCCCTCTGTGGAACAATGTGGACTACAGCGGGGAGGTCTGGAGTGAAGCCCCGCCCACcgaggaagaggatgatgacgaagaacaagaggaggaggaag gGCGGCGTCCTGCCGTGACGGTGTCTGAGCTGCGTGACGCCTTCCTGTCCGGTCACCTCAGTGCCCTCAGGGGCAGCGTCAAGCATCAGCTGATCGTACGCATCATCAACAAGTCGCACCTGATGTATTATGGGAGATCACACCGTAACTGTGAGTGTCCTTATAAG GCCGTGTTGGAGGTGTGCGATCAGACGGGCACTGTGAGCGTGGTGCTGtggaacagtgtgtgtctcagcTGGTACCGCGGTCTGAAGCCTGGGGACCTCATCGGTCTGAGACGCTACCGAGTCAAGCAGCAGTACCAGGCTGAGCTGGACGACATCG AGATCAGTGTGAACAGCAGGAATCCTGCTGCATGGATATCTGTCCTCCCAGAATCCTCGGTTTTACCTGAATATCTCCCACCTGCAGCTTCCTACAACTTCTATGAcag taAACAGCTCCTGGACTCTCCTCACAGTGTCGAGTGTGATGTCATCGGCGTGCTGACGTTCTCAGGACGAACAGAGCGAATGAGGAGCAAGG ggaCGGAGCTTTTGGAGTATCGTTGGCTGCGACTGGAGGATGGGGCCAGTGATCAGCCAATCATGGTGAAGCTCTTCTCCACATCTCAACCTGAAACCCACCGCAACCTCCACCCAA TGTCTGTGGTTGTTTGCACCAGGCTGAAGTTGGTCAAAGCTGCGGATCAGAAAGATGTCGGCTTCTACCTGACAAATACGACGTACACACAGGTGTATGGCTCAG GACTGGGCCACCACTCAGAGATGAGTTATCGTCGGCTCCGGCCAGTTCAGCAGTTCCTCGAGTGGGTGAGGAGCCAGGATGACAAACAGGTGCTGAGCAGGGCTCTGATTGGAGGATTCTTTGTGTACCCGCCTCCTGCCGTCTCCTTGGAAATGTACATGAAGGACAGGAGAg GTGAGCCAGGTTTCCTGCGAGGGGCGGAGCTTAAGAGGGAAGTGGAGAGGCTCTGTTACCGAGAGCGACGCACCTTGTGTGTTCAGGCaactgttaccatggtgacGTACAGTCGGAGAGGAGAG GAGGACCGCAGTTTGTTTTGGACCGACGGAGCTTCGTCTCTCCCCCCgtccccttcctcctcttcttcctccccctccaccccccgCCCTTGTAAATCCTCTCCTCACCtgtccccctccctctccccgtcctccctcctccctctctcctccaccccTTGGTGGCGAAGACCTCcgtcctgctcctcctccccgTCCTCCGCTGTCAGTCAGCTGACGCCTGTGCACCTCAGAGG ggCGCCGAGGAAGAGGAAGCCTCTGCAGGCGGAGACTCCTAAGAAGAG acacCCGACCGCCACGTTGCAGCCCgagcagaacaacaacacag TGATTCTGTTTGAAGCCTCCATGGAGTTTCTACGGACAAACGACGGCGACGATGACAATGACACCTCGTCCTTCGTCACCGCCCCCCTGCTCCCTGCCTTCTCACCTGTCGCCATGGAAACACTACCGCTGCGTTATGACCACACGCGCAGGGAGGAGCAGGCGGTCGCCGTGGCGATGGGTGGGAGGGTCATACCCGGGAGGTTTGACTCCGCCTTCGAGGACTACTACACACTGAGACTgagag CTCTCTCAGACAGCGTGCTGGTCGACGTCGTCTTCCTCCCccactcctcctctcccctcctccctcacGCCAACACCTGGGCGTCTATATTATCACACGGCGCCTTCTCTTCACACGCACCTCCCCCTTCACCAg GTGACCTCATCTCCATGGCGGCCCAGCTGACCAATCAGAGgctggtgtgtgtggtggaggcGTGTCACCTGGGCGGAGCCAGAAGTGAGCTCGTCCTGAGCCGAGCGTTTCACCTGAGGGACGGGTGA
- the ift46 gene encoding intraflagellar transport protein 46 homolog, translating into MERTDPGKDPTLLKNQPYDESLDVIDSEEVASIYTPTPHSQPQPGSRRSQVARGLMSANSSSDELDEDHKPQRTKEPISRKPGFSPDEDDEEEEDDDDEDSDEDDTDDDDESGPVLEGSYDPADYANLPVSTDIKEMFQYITRYTPQNIELEHSLKPFIPDFIPAVGDIDAFLKVPRPDGKPDGLGLLLLDEPSVKQSDPTVLSLWLSEETKQHGAAELTKVTSVASPQSNPRVVDSWVESIGALHRSKPPASVHYARPMPDIDSLMQEWPAELEELLGRLQLPPARLHCSLPQYADIICSLLDIPVYGSRIQSLHLLFSLYLEFRDSQHFTRRAQP; encoded by the exons ATGGAGCGGACTGACCCGGGCAAGGACCCCACCCTGTTGAAGAACCAGCCGTACGACGAGAGCCTGGACGTGATCGACTCGGAGGAGGTGGCGAGCATCTACACCCCGACCCCGCACAGCCAGCCCCAG CCAGGGTCCAGGAGGAGCCAGGTGGCTCGTGGCCTGATGTCGGCCAACAGCAGCAGCGACGAGTTAGATGAGGACCACAAGCCTCAGAGGACCAAGGAGCCAATCAGCAGGAAGCCTGGGTTCAGTCCGGACGAAGacgacgaggaggaggaggatgatgacgACGAAGACTCTGATGAGGACGATACAGATGACGACGATGAGTCCGGACCAGTTCTGGAAGGGTCGTACGACCCCGCCGACTACGCCAACCTGCCCGTCAGCACCGACATCAAAGAGATGTTCCAGTACATCACCCG GTACACTCCTCAGAACATCGAGCTGGAGCACAGCCTGAAGCCCTTCATCCCAGACTTCATCCCAGCTGTGGGCGACATCGACGCCTTCCTCAAG GTACCGAGGCCGGATGGTAAACCAGACGGTCTGGGTCTACTGCTCCTGGATGAACCCAGCGTGAAACAGTCGGACCCCACGGTGTTGTCGCTTTGGCTATCGGAGGAGACCAAACAGCACGGGGCTGCCGAG ctcACGAAGGTGACGAGCGTGGCCAGTCCTCAGTCCAACCCCCGGGTGGTGGACAGCTGGGTGGAGAGCATCGGCGCCCTGCACCGCTCCAAACCTCCGGCCAGCGTTCACTACGCCCGTCCGATGCCCGACATCGACAGCCTCATgcaggagtggccggccgagctggaggagctgctgggCCGCCTGCAGCTGCCGCCCGCCCGCCTGCACTGCAGCCTGCCGCAGTACGCGGACATCATCTGCAGCCTGCTGGACATCCCCGTCTACGGCAGCAGGATCCAGTCGCTGCACCTGCTGTTCAGCCTCTACCTGGAGTTCAGAGACTCGCAGCACTTCACTCGCAGAGCCCAGCCCTGA